In a single window of the Esox lucius isolate fEsoLuc1 chromosome 22, fEsoLuc1.pri, whole genome shotgun sequence genome:
- the hs6st1a gene encoding heparan-sulfate 6-O-sulfotransferase 1-A isoform X2, whose protein sequence is MCDGRTPTPEELPACYEGSDWSGCTLQQFMDCPYNLANNRQVRMLADLSLVGCYNMSTVPEQRRSQLLLDSAKKNLRDMAFFGLTEYQRKTQFLFERTFRLRFIRPFMQYNSTRAAGVDLDNSTVQRIEELNELDMELYDYARDLFQQRYQYTRQQERRLQRLRSHNQNHNGQGSRVRGQGLGVGLWPSRPKQGPDLGEGEGDGEGEGEGESDGPEEEVRTEEAGGRLQTEDYINQIINRW, encoded by the exons ATGTGTGACGGGCGCACTCCCACTCCAGAGGAGCTGCCTGCCTGCTACGAGGGTTCTGATTGGTCAGGCTGCACCCTACAGCAGTTCATGGACTGTCCTTATAACCTGGCCAATAACAGACag GTACGTATGCTAGCAGACCTGAGCTTGGTTGGATGTTACAACATGTCAACTGTCCCAGAGCAGAGGCGCTCTCAGCTCTTATTGGACTCGGCTAAGAAGAACCTGAGGGACATGGCCTTCTTCGGCTTGACAGAGTACCAGAGGAAAACACAGTTCCTGTTTGAACGCACCTTCAGATTGAGGTTCATTCGGCCTTTCATGCAGTACAACAGCACCAGAGCAGCCGGAGTGGATTTGGACAACTCtacg GTACAGCGCATCGAGGAGCTGAACGAGCTGGACATGGAACTCTACGATTACGCCCGAGACCTGTTCCAGCAGAGATACCAGTACACCAGGCAGCAGGAGCGACGCCTGCAAAGACTCAGGAGCCACAACCAGAACCACAACGGTCAAGGGTCAAGGGTCAGGGGCCAAGGTCTAGGAGTGGGCCTGTGGCCTTCCCGACCGAAACAAGGCCCTGAcctgggagagggggagggagacggagagggggagggagagggggagagcgaTGGCCCGGAGGAGGAGGTTAGAACTGAAGAAGCGGGAGGGAGACTACAGACGGAGGACTATATAAACCAGATAATTAACCGCTGGTAA
- the hs6st1a gene encoding heparan-sulfate 6-O-sulfotransferase 1-A isoform X1 — MVEASSKFLLIVVGSVCFMLILYQYVAPGVINFGSPHGYFTEEDDGGDIFPSPDPHYVKKYYFPVRDLERTVEFEIKGEDVIVFLHIQKTGGTTFGRHLVQNVRLEVPCDCRPGQKKCTCYRPNRKETWLFSRFSTGWSCGLHADWTELTNCVPGVLDKKETKMKNERKFYYITLLRDPVSRYLSEWRHVQRGATWKTSLHMCDGRTPTPEELPACYEGSDWSGCTLQQFMDCPYNLANNRQVRMLADLSLVGCYNMSTVPEQRRSQLLLDSAKKNLRDMAFFGLTEYQRKTQFLFERTFRLRFIRPFMQYNSTRAAGVDLDNSTVQRIEELNELDMELYDYARDLFQQRYQYTRQQERRLQRLRSHNQNHNGQGSRVRGQGLGVGLWPSRPKQGPDLGEGEGDGEGEGEGESDGPEEEVRTEEAGGRLQTEDYINQIINRW, encoded by the exons ATGGTTGAGGCGAGCAGCAAATTTCTCCTGATTGTAGTCGGCTCCGTCTGCTTTATGTTGATCTTATATCAATACGTCGCTCCTGGGGTTATCAATTTCGGTTCACCGCACGGGTATTTCACCGAGGAGGACGATGGAGGGGACATTTTCCCTTCCCCAGATCCGCACTACGTCAAGAAGTACTACTTTCCAGTCCGGGATTTGGAACGAACAGTGGAATTTGAAATCAAAGGAGAAGACGTTATAGTTTTCTTACACATCCAGAAGACAGGAGGGACCACATTCGGTAGACACCTGGTTCAGAATGTGAGATTGGAGGTTCCGTGTGACTGTAGACCGGGTCAAAAGAAGTGTACCTGTTATCGACCCAACCGGAAAGAGACCTGGCTATTCTCCCGGTTCTCCACCGGTTGGAGTTGTGGCTTGCACGCGGACTGGACCGAGCTAACAAATTGTGTTCCTGGAGTTCTAGATAAAAAGGAGACCAAGATGAAAAACGAAAG gaAATTCTACTACATAACCCTCCTGAGAGACCCAGTGTCTCGGTACCTCAGCGAGTGGAGACACGTCCAGAGGGGCGCCACGTGGAAGACCTCGTTGCACATGTGTGACGGGCGCACTCCCACTCCAGAGGAGCTGCCTGCCTGCTACGAGGGTTCTGATTGGTCAGGCTGCACCCTACAGCAGTTCATGGACTGTCCTTATAACCTGGCCAATAACAGACag GTACGTATGCTAGCAGACCTGAGCTTGGTTGGATGTTACAACATGTCAACTGTCCCAGAGCAGAGGCGCTCTCAGCTCTTATTGGACTCGGCTAAGAAGAACCTGAGGGACATGGCCTTCTTCGGCTTGACAGAGTACCAGAGGAAAACACAGTTCCTGTTTGAACGCACCTTCAGATTGAGGTTCATTCGGCCTTTCATGCAGTACAACAGCACCAGAGCAGCCGGAGTGGATTTGGACAACTCtacg GTACAGCGCATCGAGGAGCTGAACGAGCTGGACATGGAACTCTACGATTACGCCCGAGACCTGTTCCAGCAGAGATACCAGTACACCAGGCAGCAGGAGCGACGCCTGCAAAGACTCAGGAGCCACAACCAGAACCACAACGGTCAAGGGTCAAGGGTCAGGGGCCAAGGTCTAGGAGTGGGCCTGTGGCCTTCCCGACCGAAACAAGGCCCTGAcctgggagagggggagggagacggagagggggagggagagggggagagcgaTGGCCCGGAGGAGGAGGTTAGAACTGAAGAAGCGGGAGGGAGACTACAGACGGAGGACTATATAAACCAGATAATTAACCGCTGGTAA